One window of Mesorhizobium loti R88b genomic DNA carries:
- a CDS encoding CoA transferase subunit A → MVKFLPLKQAVAENLNNGDSVAFEGFTHLIPTAAAHEAIRQGFRDLTLIRMTPDLIYDQMIGMGMAKKIIFSYVGNPGVGLLRRARDAIENGFPRSIEVEEHSHAGMANAYEAGAAGLPCAVFRGYRGAGLAAVNPNIKSVTCPFTGEVLAAVPSIRPDVTFIHAQKADKKGNVLVEGIIGIQKEAVLAAKRAVVTVEEVVDNFDDLHPNLTVLPRWTIAAISVVPGGSHPSYAHGYYARDNAAYLEWDEIAADREKFQAWMRENVIEKSADDFAGRVEHLRKRHERAGFHPQ, encoded by the coding sequence ATGGTCAAGTTCCTGCCGCTCAAACAGGCCGTTGCTGAGAATTTGAACAATGGCGATTCCGTTGCCTTCGAGGGCTTCACCCACCTGATCCCGACGGCGGCGGCGCATGAGGCCATCCGCCAGGGGTTTCGCGACCTGACCCTGATCCGCATGACGCCGGACCTGATCTACGACCAGATGATCGGCATGGGCATGGCGAAGAAGATCATCTTCTCTTATGTCGGCAATCCCGGCGTCGGCCTGCTGCGGCGCGCGCGAGATGCCATCGAGAATGGTTTCCCGCGCTCGATCGAGGTCGAGGAACACAGTCACGCCGGCATGGCCAACGCCTATGAGGCGGGCGCGGCCGGGCTGCCCTGCGCAGTGTTTCGCGGCTATCGTGGTGCCGGCCTTGCGGCGGTCAATCCGAACATCAAGTCGGTCACCTGTCCGTTCACCGGCGAGGTGCTGGCGGCCGTTCCCTCGATCCGGCCCGATGTCACCTTCATCCATGCGCAGAAGGCCGATAAAAAAGGCAATGTCCTGGTCGAGGGCATCATCGGCATCCAGAAGGAAGCGGTGCTGGCGGCCAAACGCGCCGTAGTGACGGTCGAGGAAGTGGTCGATAATTTCGATGATCTGCATCCCAACCTGACCGTCCTGCCGCGCTGGACCATCGCGGCGATATCGGTTGTGCCCGGCGGCTCGCATCCGTCCTATGCGCACGGCTATTACGCGCGCGATAATGCCGCCTATCTGGAATGGGACGAGATCGCCGCCGACCGGGAGAAATTCCAGGCGTGGATGCGGGAAAATGTCATCGAGAAGAGCGCCGACGATTTCGCTGGCCGCGTCGAGCATCTGAGGAAGCGGCATGAGCGAGCTGGGTTTCACCCCCAATGA
- a CDS encoding CoA-transferase subunit beta, translating into MSELGFTPNEMMTIAASRALGNDDVCFVGIGAPSAACNVARLTHAPDITLIYESGTIGTAPDVLPLSIGDGELCETAVTTVAVPEMFRYWLQGGRISIGFLGAAQLDKFGNINTTVIGDYFHPKTRLPGGGGAPEIATSSKEIYITMAQTKRGMVEKIDFFTSFGHGEGGDHRQRLGIDTAGPTLLITDLAIWRPDPATKEFTVVSLHPGVTRQQVQDSCGWVVKFAAALDETPAPSELELKTLRDLQARTKAAHEGTGKGKAA; encoded by the coding sequence ATGAGCGAGCTGGGTTTCACCCCCAATGAGATGATGACGATCGCCGCCAGCCGCGCGCTGGGCAATGACGATGTCTGCTTCGTCGGCATCGGCGCGCCTTCCGCAGCCTGCAATGTGGCGCGGCTGACGCATGCGCCTGACATCACCTTGATCTATGAGAGTGGCACGATCGGCACCGCGCCCGACGTGCTGCCGCTGTCGATCGGCGATGGCGAATTGTGCGAGACCGCGGTCACCACCGTCGCGGTGCCGGAAATGTTCCGCTACTGGCTGCAGGGCGGGCGCATCTCGATCGGTTTCCTCGGGGCGGCGCAGCTCGACAAGTTCGGCAACATCAACACCACGGTCATCGGCGACTATTTCCACCCCAAGACCAGGCTGCCCGGCGGCGGCGGCGCGCCGGAGATCGCGACCTCGTCGAAGGAAATCTACATCACCATGGCGCAGACGAAGCGTGGCATGGTCGAGAAGATCGACTTCTTTACCTCGTTCGGCCATGGCGAGGGTGGGGATCATCGCCAAAGGCTTGGCATCGATACCGCTGGCCCGACCTTGCTGATCACCGATCTCGCCATCTGGAGGCCGGACCCGGCGACCAAGGAATTCACCGTCGTGTCGCTGCATCCAGGCGTGACCCGCCAGCAGGTGCAGGACAGCTGTGGCTGGGTGGTAAAGTTCGCCGCCGCGCTTGACGAAACACCGGCGCCAAGCGAACTCGAACTCAAGACATTGCGCGACCTGCAGGCCCGCACCAAGGCGGCGCATGAAGGAACGGGAAAAGGGAAAGCTGCCTGA
- the pcaF gene encoding 3-oxoadipyl-CoA thiolase, translating to MAEAYICDYIRTPIGRFGGSLSSVRADDLGAVPLRALVERNAGIDWQAVDDVVYGCANQAGEDNRNVARMALLLAGLPKEIPGSTVNRLCGSGMDALTIAARAIKAGEAELMIAGGVESMSRAPFVMPKADTAFSRNAEIYDTTIGWRFVNPLMKKQYGVDSMPETGENVAEDFSVSRADQDAFAVRSQDKAVAAQANGRLAKEITEVTIPQRKGDAIVVAKDEHPRVGTTVEALAKLPTPFRQGGTVTAGNASGVNDGAAALIVASEAAAKKYGLTPIARILGGAAAGVAPRIMGIGPAPATQKLCARLGLTPKQFDVIELNEAFASQGIAVLRQLGIAEDAEHVNPNGGAIALGHPLGMSGARISGTAALELRERGGRYALATMCIGVGQGIAIALERT from the coding sequence ATGGCCGAGGCCTATATCTGCGATTACATCCGCACCCCCATCGGCCGCTTCGGCGGCTCGCTGTCTTCGGTACGCGCCGACGACCTCGGCGCCGTGCCACTGAGGGCGCTGGTCGAGCGCAATGCCGGCATCGACTGGCAGGCGGTCGACGACGTCGTCTATGGCTGCGCCAACCAGGCCGGCGAGGACAACCGCAATGTGGCGCGCATGGCGCTTCTGCTGGCCGGCCTGCCCAAGGAAATCCCGGGCTCGACCGTCAACCGCCTGTGCGGCTCGGGCATGGATGCACTGACCATCGCAGCCAGAGCCATCAAGGCCGGCGAAGCGGAATTGATGATCGCGGGTGGCGTCGAATCGATGAGCCGGGCACCCTTCGTCATGCCCAAGGCCGACACGGCGTTTTCGCGCAATGCCGAGATCTATGACACCACCATCGGCTGGCGCTTCGTCAACCCGCTGATGAAGAAGCAGTATGGCGTCGATTCCATGCCGGAGACCGGCGAGAACGTCGCCGAGGATTTTTCGGTATCACGCGCCGACCAGGACGCCTTTGCGGTGCGCAGCCAGGACAAGGCGGTCGCGGCACAAGCCAATGGAAGGTTGGCCAAGGAAATCACTGAAGTGACCATCCCGCAGCGCAAGGGCGATGCAATTGTTGTCGCGAAGGACGAGCACCCCCGCGTGGGCACCACGGTAGAGGCGCTGGCCAAACTGCCGACGCCGTTCCGGCAAGGTGGCACGGTGACGGCCGGCAATGCCTCCGGCGTCAATGACGGCGCCGCGGCGCTGATCGTTGCTTCCGAGGCCGCCGCGAAGAAGTACGGCCTGACGCCGATCGCTCGCATCCTCGGCGGAGCCGCCGCCGGTGTCGCACCGCGCATCATGGGTATCGGCCCGGCGCCGGCGACACAGAAACTGTGCGCGCGGCTTGGCCTGACACCAAAACAGTTCGACGTCATCGAGCTCAACGAAGCCTTTGCCTCGCAAGGCATCGCCGTGCTGCGCCAGCTTGGCATCGCCGAGGATGCCGAGCACGTCAACCCGAATGGCGGCGCCATCGCGCTCGGCCATCCCCTGGGCATGTCCGGCGCGCGCATCTCCGGCACCGCAGCGCTGGAACTGCGCGAACGCGGTGGCCGCTATGCGCTGGCGACCATGTGCATCGGCGTCGGCCAGGGCATCGCCATCGCGCTCGAACGGACCTGA
- a CDS encoding BMP family protein, translating to MENRKKTVQIRREGLSRRNVLELGALGLAAAMLPGAAFAKDKKLKVAAIFATPIEEPWDNQVHVALLKAEKELGIEYKWSEKVQTADFSRVMREYAQGGYQLVLGDAFAAERESRRTAKQFPKTAFLFGSGAGPAEPNFGVFDNWIHEPAYLSGIIAGKMSKSGTVGAVAAMGIPEVNRLVNAFFAGAKEVNPNIKKKVSFIGSFFDPPKAKEAAVAQIDAGVDVIYAERFGVIEAAVDKKILAISNMSDQSSLGPDTVITGPVWDMYPTVEQAIKLVKAGVFTAQDYGDFSRMAKGGSFLAPYHKFDKTLPADVKDLVEKKKAEILEGNFRVDVDENTPVSD from the coding sequence ATGGAAAACCGGAAGAAAACAGTCCAGATAAGGCGCGAAGGTCTTTCGCGGCGCAATGTGCTGGAGCTTGGCGCGCTGGGTCTCGCCGCGGCGATGCTGCCGGGCGCCGCCTTCGCCAAGGACAAGAAGCTGAAAGTGGCGGCGATTTTCGCCACGCCGATCGAGGAGCCATGGGACAATCAGGTCCATGTCGCGCTGCTGAAGGCGGAAAAGGAACTCGGCATCGAATACAAATGGTCTGAAAAAGTGCAGACCGCCGATTTCAGCCGCGTCATGCGCGAATACGCGCAAGGCGGCTACCAACTGGTGCTGGGCGATGCCTTCGCGGCCGAGCGCGAGTCGCGCCGCACGGCCAAGCAGTTTCCGAAGACCGCCTTCCTGTTCGGCTCAGGCGCCGGCCCGGCGGAACCCAATTTCGGCGTCTTCGACAACTGGATCCATGAGCCCGCCTATCTCTCCGGCATCATCGCCGGCAAGATGTCGAAGTCGGGCACGGTCGGCGCCGTCGCGGCGATGGGCATCCCGGAAGTGAACCGGCTGGTCAACGCCTTCTTCGCCGGCGCCAAGGAGGTCAATCCGAACATCAAGAAGAAGGTTTCCTTCATCGGCTCCTTCTTCGATCCGCCAAAGGCCAAGGAAGCCGCTGTCGCGCAGATCGATGCCGGTGTCGATGTCATTTATGCCGAGCGTTTCGGTGTCATCGAGGCGGCGGTCGACAAGAAGATCCTCGCCATCTCCAACATGTCCGACCAGTCGAGCCTCGGCCCCGATACGGTCATCACCGGCCCGGTCTGGGACATGTATCCGACGGTCGAACAGGCGATCAAACTGGTCAAGGCCGGTGTCTTCACCGCGCAGGACTATGGCGATTTCTCGCGCATGGCCAAGGGCGGCTCGTTCCTGGCGCCCTACCACAAGTTCGACAAGACGCTGCCGGCGGATGTCAAGGACCTGGTCGAGAAGAAGAAGGCCGAGATCCTGGAAGGTAATTTCCGAGTGGATGTCGACGAGAACACGCCGGTTTCGGATTGA
- a CDS encoding ABC transporter ATP-binding protein — MPAPLIEMRGITKSFGAVKANEAVDLSVAPGEILGLLGENGAGKTTLMNVLFGAYAPDAGEILIQGKPVRITSSADALAAGIGMVHQHFHLAPRLTVLENLLIGIPGKSGRIDRVGGLARLAEIGRQHGLTLDPNLPVSALSVGEQQRLEIVKALFRGAKLLILDEPTAVLAPSEVDGLFSALRSMAAQGLGIIFISHKLNEVRALTHRCTVLRLGRVAGRVDDPANTTSAAMAQLMCGHEIVPPARGPSIPGEAVMTLDGISTSKHSGTALRDVSLAVRAGEILGIAGVSGNGQRALAEVISGVRAPDAGQMTIAGQKVTRFSPREVQALGLGRIPEDRMTTGLVTNLPLADSMVLPRIGTAAFSAKGLLKPDAIRAFTEEQIKAYDIRCPGPMTRAGALSGGNLQKALLARELAFDPKVLIVSQPTRGLDIGAARFIHEKFLDMRAKGCGIIVIGEDLEELLVLCDRIAVMYEGRIVGTLDSTDATIGRLGLLMTGAEGHS; from the coding sequence TTGCCCGCCCCACTCATCGAAATGCGCGGAATCACCAAGAGCTTCGGCGCCGTCAAGGCGAATGAGGCTGTCGATCTCAGTGTGGCGCCGGGTGAAATCCTTGGCCTGCTAGGCGAGAACGGCGCCGGCAAGACGACGCTGATGAATGTGCTGTTCGGCGCCTATGCGCCCGACGCCGGCGAAATCCTCATCCAGGGCAAGCCGGTGCGGATCACCAGTTCCGCCGATGCGCTGGCCGCCGGCATCGGCATGGTGCACCAGCATTTTCACCTCGCACCAAGGCTCACGGTGCTGGAAAACCTGCTCATCGGTATTCCCGGAAAGTCGGGGCGGATCGACCGCGTCGGCGGGCTGGCGCGGTTGGCTGAAATCGGCCGCCAGCATGGGCTCACACTTGACCCGAACCTGCCGGTCTCGGCACTTTCGGTCGGCGAGCAGCAGCGGCTTGAAATCGTCAAGGCGCTGTTTCGCGGCGCAAAACTACTGATCCTCGATGAGCCCACGGCGGTGCTGGCGCCAAGCGAGGTCGACGGGCTGTTTTCGGCGTTGCGGTCGATGGCGGCGCAAGGTCTTGGCATCATCTTCATCTCGCACAAGCTCAACGAGGTGCGGGCGCTGACGCATCGCTGCACCGTGCTGCGGCTCGGTCGTGTCGCCGGCCGCGTCGATGATCCGGCCAACACGACGTCGGCCGCCATGGCGCAATTGATGTGCGGGCACGAGATCGTGCCGCCGGCAAGGGGGCCATCGATACCCGGCGAAGCGGTGATGACCCTCGACGGCATTTCTACTTCAAAACATTCGGGCACGGCGCTGCGCGATGTGTCGCTTGCCGTCCGGGCCGGCGAAATCCTTGGCATCGCCGGCGTGTCGGGCAATGGCCAGCGGGCACTGGCGGAGGTGATCTCCGGCGTGCGCGCACCCGATGCCGGCCAAATGACGATTGCCGGCCAGAAGGTCACCCGGTTCTCGCCGCGCGAGGTGCAGGCGCTCGGCCTCGGGCGCATCCCGGAAGACCGCATGACGACCGGTCTGGTGACCAACCTGCCACTCGCCGATTCCATGGTGCTGCCGCGCATCGGCACCGCCGCCTTTTCAGCCAAGGGCCTGCTCAAGCCGGATGCGATCCGCGCCTTTACCGAAGAACAGATCAAGGCCTATGACATCAGGTGTCCCGGGCCGATGACCCGCGCCGGGGCCCTGTCCGGCGGCAATCTGCAGAAGGCGCTTTTGGCGCGCGAACTCGCCTTCGACCCGAAGGTGTTGATCGTTTCGCAGCCGACGCGCGGCCTCGACATTGGTGCTGCCCGCTTCATCCATGAAAAGTTCCTCGACATGCGCGCCAAGGGCTGCGGCATCATTGTCATCGGTGAGGATCTGGAAGAGCTGCTGGTGCTCTGCGATCGCATCGCGGTGATGTATGAGGGCCGCATCGTCGGCACGCTCGACAGCACGGACGCGACGATCGGGCGGCTCGGCCTGCTGATGACCGGGGCGGAGGGCCATAGCTGA